One window of the Amycolatopsis mediterranei genome contains the following:
- a CDS encoding IS5 family transposase (programmed frameshift), producing MDDVEKWCPEPLWLLAQPLLPEAPQRHQGGGRRRLDDRVVLAAILYVLQTGCAWSALPASFGVSAPTAHRRFTEWVETEVFARLHQAVLDLLGSAGAIDWSRASVDGMHVRAVKGGNLTGPSPVDRGKRGSKIHAISDRSGLPLAVGVSAANRNDHLELEAVVDAVVPVKGPAGRPRRRPRKLHADKGYDYPTCRKALRRRGIIARIARRGIESPKRLGRHRYVIERTLEWVSRFRRLARRYERKAAHFTAFTQLACAVICYRRAIKLDLLTHNNPK from the exons ATGGACGATGTGGAGAAGTGGTGCCCGGAGCCGTTGTGGCTGCTGGCGCAGCCGTTGCTGCCCGAGGCGCCGCAACGCCACCAGGGCGGTGGTCGGCGGCGTTTGGATGACCGTGTGGTGCTGGCGGCCATCCTGTATGTACTGCAGACCGGATGTGCCTGGTCAGCGCTGCCGGCGTCGTTCGGGGTCAGTGCCCCGACCGCGCATCGCCGGTTTACCGAGTGGGTCGAGACGGAGGTGTTCGCCCGGCTGCACCAGGCGGTGCTGGATTTGCTCGGCTCGGCCGGGGCGATCGACTGGTCACGCGCGTCGGTAGACGGCATGCACGTCCGGGCGGTCAAAGGGGGGA ACCTGACCGGCCCGAGCCCGGTCGACCGGGGCAAACGCGGCAGCAAGATCCACGCGATCAGCGACCGCAGTGGTCTCCCGCTGGCGGTGGGCGTATCCGCGGCCAACCGCAACGACCACCTCGAACTGGAGGCCGTCGTCGATGCCGTGGTCCCGGTCAAGGGGCCTGCCGGCAGGCCTCGTCGCCGACCACGCAAGTTGCACGCGGACAAGGGCTATGACTACCCGACCTGCCGAAAGGCGTTGCGACGGCGCGGCATCATTGCCCGGATCGCCCGCCGGGGCATCGAGTCGCCCAAACGGCTCGGCCGCCACCGGTACGTCATCGAACGGACCCTGGAGTGGGTTTCCCGGTTTCGCAGGCTGGCACGCCGCTACGAACGCAAGGCCGCCCACTTCACCGCATTCACCCAACTCGCCTGCGCGGTGATCTGCTACCGCCGAGCCATCAAACTGGACCTGCTCACCCACAACAACCCCAAATGA
- a CDS encoding magnesium transporter CorA family protein, whose amino-acid sequence MTRTRVYRDGALQKEDFPVEDVSEFLAEPGTAVWVDLCEPTEADLARLAEELGLHRLAVEDAVSEHQRPKLDRYDGHAFLSAYAVRFDAGTGRLTTAELGAFVTPRALVTVRKDDGFDIEPVLRRWDRATELAKSGVPFLLHGLLDHVVDGQYEAVQALDDEVEALEDLLFADRPDSSELQRRSFRLRQSLTALRRVVLPMREVISSLMRPDLQVADELTRPYFEDVHDHARQAAEQTEALRELIATVRETQLNLQGNRLNLIMKKVTGWAAVIAVPTAVTGFYGQNVPYPGNGAPSGFWTSTVILVVLSVGLYALFKKKDWL is encoded by the coding sequence ATGACCAGAACCCGGGTGTACCGCGACGGCGCGCTGCAGAAGGAAGACTTCCCCGTCGAGGACGTGTCGGAGTTCCTGGCCGAGCCGGGCACCGCGGTGTGGGTCGACCTCTGCGAGCCGACCGAAGCGGATCTGGCCCGGCTCGCCGAAGAACTGGGCCTCCACCGGCTCGCCGTCGAAGACGCGGTCTCCGAACACCAGCGGCCCAAGCTGGACCGCTACGACGGCCACGCCTTCCTGTCCGCCTACGCTGTGCGGTTCGACGCGGGCACCGGCCGCCTCACCACCGCCGAGCTCGGGGCCTTCGTCACGCCGCGGGCGCTGGTGACCGTGCGCAAGGACGACGGCTTCGACATCGAGCCGGTCCTGCGCCGCTGGGACCGGGCGACGGAACTGGCGAAGTCCGGCGTGCCCTTCCTGCTGCACGGCCTGCTCGACCACGTCGTCGACGGGCAGTACGAAGCCGTGCAGGCGCTCGACGACGAGGTCGAAGCCCTGGAGGATCTGCTCTTCGCCGACCGGCCGGACTCCTCGGAGCTGCAGCGCCGGTCGTTCCGGCTGCGCCAGAGCCTGACCGCGCTGCGCCGCGTGGTGCTGCCGATGCGCGAGGTGATCAGCTCCCTGATGCGGCCGGACCTGCAGGTGGCCGACGAGCTGACCCGCCCGTACTTCGAGGACGTCCACGACCACGCCCGCCAGGCGGCCGAGCAGACCGAGGCGCTGCGGGAGCTGATCGCGACGGTCCGGGAAACCCAGCTGAACCTGCAGGGCAACCGGCTGAACCTGATCATGAAGAAGGTCACCGGCTGGGCCGCGGTGATCGCGGTGCCCACCGCGGTGACCGGGTTCTACGGCCAGAACGTGCCGTACCCGGGAAACGGCGCGCCGAGCGGGTTCTGGACTTCGACGGTCATCTTGGTGGTGCTTTCGGTGGGGCTGTACGCGTTGTTCAAGAAAAAGGACTGGCTCTGA
- a CDS encoding HAMP domain-containing protein, translated as MVDGVRPGAGADASGVGEAGEQELRRLLAGLTAVRDGDFGIRLPGGADGLLGEIATVFNGMADQLSLFTSEVTRVAREVGSEGQLGGQAKVPGVSGTWKDLTDSVNAMAGNLTTQVRDIAQVATAVAKGDLSQKIDVDARGEILELKDTVNTMVDQLSSFADEVTRVAREVGSEGRLGGQAQVPGVGGVWRDLTDSVNFMAGNLTDQVRNIAQVTTAVAKGDLSQKITVDARGEILELKNTINTMVDQLSSFADEVTRVAREVGTEGRLGGQADVKGVSGTWRDLTDSVNFMAGNLTDQVRNIAQVATAVASGDLSQKINVTARGEVLELKDTLNTMVDQLSAFADEVTRVAREVGTEGRLGGQADVKGVSGTWKDLTESVNVMADNLTAQVRSIAQVTTAVARGDLSQKIRVDARGEILELKDTINTMVDQLSAFADEVTRVAREVGTEGNLGGQATVRGVSGTWKNLTDNVNVMASNLTGQVRSIAQVATAVARGDLSGKITVEAKGEVAALADVINTMVDTLSAFADEVTRVAREVGTEGMLGGQARVPNVAGTWKDLTDNVNSMANNLTGQVRNIAQVTTAVAQGDLTRKIDVDARGEILELKTTINTMVDQLSAFAAEVTRVAREVGSEGRLGGQAEVEGVSGTWKRLTENVNELAGNLTRQVRAIAEVTSAVAEGDLTRSITVDASGEVAELKDNINSMVESLRETTRANQEQDWLKSNLATITGLMQGRRDLAVVAAAVMDELVPLVNAQYGAFYLADDTAEVPELRLVGAYGHPDDGDGPAVRFRVGQSLVGQAARSRRAIAVDDVPPGYATISSGLGSTTPASLIVLPIVVEDQVLGVIELASVHGFTLVHRAFLELLMEQIGVNVNSIVANARTDELLGESQRLTAELQARSEELQARQEELQSSNAELEEKAALLVTQNRDIETKNLEIEQARQELEARAQQLTLASKYKSEFLANMSHELRTPLNSLLILAQLLAQNPTRNLTAKQVEYAGIIHSAGSDLLQLINDILDLSKVEAGKMDVTPEQVSLRQLIDYVEATFRPMTSQRNLDFRITVAPGSPIELLTDDSRLRQVLRNLLSNAVKFTEVGGIELHIEPVDPERLPRPLRVHGPAVAFRVTDTGIGIAEHQLESIFGAFQQADGTTSRKYGGTGLGLSISREIAQLLGGVITAQSTLGEGSTFVFALPVARPDFAPLPAGEHPGTELTTTDSGTALPVSGPRAYRRLLVVEERQHGLLTLVAESAAADLADSRDIGLSPADVEVVTAVGTQEAAAALATDAYHCVVLDLDLPERTAFTFLDAMQGDSALRLVPVLAHNSRRLDGELEQLVQSRADVPSLEVLSGLDELRERIALHLSAEEPGAVLPLVRPDEPAAPVRPADVDTTLAGRTVLIVDDDPRNVYALTGILELHGMHVLHAEDGRKGVETVASHPGIDLILMDVMMPEMDGYTATAKIRAMPEHAGIPIVAVTAKAMPGDREKSLASGATDYVTKPVDADDLIARIKRHVTA; from the coding sequence ATGGTCGACGGTGTGCGCCCGGGGGCGGGGGCGGATGCCTCGGGCGTGGGCGAGGCCGGGGAGCAGGAGCTGCGCCGCCTGCTGGCCGGCCTGACCGCCGTCCGCGACGGCGACTTCGGCATCCGGCTGCCGGGCGGGGCCGACGGCCTGCTCGGCGAGATCGCCACGGTGTTCAACGGCATGGCCGACCAGCTCTCGCTGTTCACCTCCGAGGTCACCCGCGTCGCCCGCGAGGTCGGCAGCGAGGGGCAGCTGGGCGGGCAGGCGAAGGTCCCCGGCGTGTCCGGCACGTGGAAGGACCTCACCGATTCGGTGAACGCCATGGCCGGCAACCTGACCACCCAGGTCCGCGACATCGCCCAGGTGGCGACCGCGGTCGCGAAGGGTGACCTGTCGCAGAAGATCGACGTCGACGCCCGCGGCGAGATCCTCGAGCTGAAGGACACCGTCAACACGATGGTGGACCAGCTGTCGTCGTTCGCGGACGAGGTCACCCGGGTGGCGCGCGAGGTGGGCAGCGAAGGCCGCCTGGGCGGCCAGGCGCAGGTGCCCGGCGTCGGCGGCGTCTGGCGCGACCTCACCGACTCGGTGAACTTCATGGCGGGCAACCTGACCGACCAGGTCCGCAACATCGCCCAGGTGACGACGGCGGTCGCGAAGGGCGATCTCTCGCAGAAGATCACCGTCGACGCCCGCGGTGAAATCCTCGAACTCAAGAACACCATCAACACGATGGTCGACCAGCTGTCGTCCTTCGCGGACGAGGTCACCCGCGTCGCCCGAGAAGTCGGCACCGAAGGCCGGCTGGGCGGCCAAGCCGACGTCAAGGGCGTCTCGGGCACCTGGCGCGACCTCACCGACTCGGTGAACTTCATGGCCGGCAACCTGACCGACCAGGTCCGCAACATCGCCCAGGTCGCCACCGCGGTGGCGAGCGGCGATCTGTCGCAGAAGATCAACGTCACCGCCCGCGGCGAGGTCCTGGAGCTCAAGGACACGCTGAACACGATGGTGGATCAGCTGTCCGCGTTCGCGGACGAGGTCACCCGGGTGGCGCGCGAGGTGGGCACCGAGGGCCGGCTGGGCGGCCAGGCGGACGTCAAGGGCGTCTCGGGCACCTGGAAGGACCTCACCGAGTCGGTCAACGTCATGGCCGACAACCTCACCGCGCAGGTCCGCTCGATCGCCCAGGTCACCACCGCGGTCGCCCGCGGCGACCTGTCCCAGAAGATCCGCGTCGACGCCCGCGGCGAGATCCTCGAGCTGAAGGACACCATCAACACGATGGTGGATCAGCTGTCCGCGTTCGCGGACGAGGTCACCCGGGTGGCGCGCGAGGTCGGCACCGAGGGCAACCTCGGCGGCCAGGCCACCGTCCGCGGCGTGTCCGGGACGTGGAAGAACCTCACCGACAACGTCAACGTCATGGCGTCCAACCTGACCGGCCAGGTCCGCTCGATCGCCCAAGTCGCCACGGCCGTCGCCCGCGGCGACCTGTCGGGCAAGATCACCGTCGAGGCCAAGGGCGAGGTCGCGGCCCTGGCCGACGTGATCAACACGATGGTCGACACGCTGTCCGCGTTCGCGGACGAGGTCACCCGGGTGGCCCGCGAGGTCGGCACCGAGGGCATGCTCGGCGGCCAGGCGCGGGTGCCGAACGTGGCCGGCACGTGGAAGGACCTCACCGACAACGTCAACTCGATGGCGAACAACCTCACCGGGCAGGTCCGCAACATCGCCCAGGTGACCACCGCCGTCGCCCAGGGCGATCTGACCCGCAAGATCGACGTCGACGCCCGCGGCGAGATCCTCGAGCTCAAGACCACGATCAACACGATGGTCGACCAGCTCTCGGCGTTCGCCGCGGAGGTCACACGCGTGGCCCGCGAGGTCGGCAGCGAAGGCCGCCTCGGCGGCCAGGCCGAGGTCGAAGGCGTGTCCGGGACGTGGAAGCGGCTGACGGAGAACGTCAACGAGCTGGCCGGGAACCTCACCCGCCAGGTGCGCGCGATCGCCGAGGTGACCAGCGCGGTCGCCGAGGGCGACCTGACCCGCTCGATCACCGTCGACGCCTCCGGCGAGGTCGCCGAGCTGAAGGACAACATCAACTCGATGGTGGAGTCGCTGCGCGAGACGACGCGGGCGAACCAGGAGCAGGACTGGCTGAAGTCCAACCTGGCCACGATCACCGGGCTGATGCAGGGCCGCCGCGACCTCGCCGTCGTCGCGGCCGCGGTGATGGACGAGCTCGTCCCGCTGGTCAACGCCCAGTACGGCGCGTTCTACCTGGCCGACGACACCGCCGAGGTCCCTGAGCTGCGGCTGGTCGGCGCGTACGGCCACCCGGACGACGGGGACGGCCCGGCGGTCCGGTTCCGGGTCGGCCAGTCGCTGGTCGGCCAGGCCGCCCGCAGCCGCCGCGCGATCGCCGTCGACGACGTGCCGCCCGGTTACGCCACCATCTCCTCCGGCCTCGGCAGCACCACGCCGGCCAGCCTGATCGTGCTGCCGATCGTGGTCGAGGACCAGGTGCTCGGCGTGATCGAGCTGGCGTCGGTGCACGGCTTCACGCTGGTGCACCGGGCGTTCCTCGAGCTGTTGATGGAGCAGATCGGCGTCAACGTCAACAGCATCGTCGCCAACGCCCGCACCGACGAGCTGCTCGGCGAGTCGCAGCGGCTGACCGCGGAACTGCAGGCCCGCTCGGAGGAGCTGCAGGCGCGCCAGGAGGAACTCCAGTCGTCCAACGCCGAGCTGGAGGAAAAGGCGGCGCTGCTGGTCACGCAGAACCGCGACATCGAGACGAAGAACCTGGAGATCGAGCAGGCCCGCCAGGAGCTGGAGGCCCGCGCCCAGCAGCTGACGCTGGCGTCGAAGTACAAGTCCGAGTTCCTGGCCAACATGAGCCACGAGCTGCGCACCCCGCTCAACAGCCTGCTGATCCTCGCCCAGCTGCTCGCGCAGAACCCCACCCGCAACCTGACCGCCAAGCAGGTCGAGTACGCGGGCATCATCCACTCCGCGGGTTCGGACCTGCTCCAGCTGATCAACGACATCCTCGACCTGTCCAAGGTCGAGGCGGGGAAGATGGACGTCACCCCGGAGCAGGTGTCGCTGCGCCAGCTCATCGACTACGTCGAGGCGACGTTCCGGCCGATGACCTCGCAGCGCAACCTGGACTTCCGGATCACCGTGGCGCCCGGTTCGCCCATCGAGCTGCTCACCGACGACTCGCGGCTGCGGCAGGTGCTGCGCAACCTGCTGTCCAACGCGGTCAAGTTCACCGAGGTCGGCGGGATCGAGCTGCACATCGAGCCGGTGGACCCCGAGCGGCTGCCCCGGCCGCTGCGCGTGCACGGCCCCGCCGTCGCGTTCCGGGTCACCGACACCGGCATCGGGATCGCCGAGCACCAGCTCGAATCGATCTTCGGCGCGTTCCAGCAGGCCGACGGCACGACCAGCCGCAAGTACGGCGGCACCGGGCTCGGCCTGTCGATCAGCCGCGAGATCGCGCAGCTGCTCGGCGGCGTCATCACCGCCCAAAGCACGCTGGGCGAGGGCAGCACGTTCGTCTTCGCGCTCCCGGTGGCCCGTCCGGACTTCGCGCCGCTGCCCGCGGGCGAGCACCCCGGCACCGAGCTCACGACGACCGATTCGGGTACCGCCCTCCCGGTGTCGGGGCCGCGGGCCTACCGGCGGCTGCTGGTCGTCGAGGAGCGCCAGCACGGGCTGCTGACGCTCGTCGCCGAAAGCGCGGCGGCGGACCTGGCCGACAGCCGGGACATCGGCCTGTCGCCCGCCGACGTCGAAGTCGTGACGGCGGTCGGGACGCAGGAAGCGGCCGCCGCGCTCGCCACCGACGCCTACCACTGCGTGGTGCTCGACCTGGACCTGCCGGAGCGGACCGCGTTCACCTTCCTCGACGCGATGCAGGGCGACAGCGCGCTGCGGCTGGTTCCCGTGCTGGCGCACAACAGCCGCCGGCTCGACGGCGAGCTCGAACAGCTGGTGCAGTCCCGCGCGGACGTGCCGTCGCTCGAGGTGCTGTCCGGGCTGGACGAGCTGCGCGAGCGGATCGCGCTGCACCTGTCGGCGGAGGAGCCGGGCGCGGTGCTGCCGCTGGTCCGCCCGGACGAACCGGCGGCGCCGGTGCGCCCGGCCGACGTCGACACCACGCTGGCCGGCCGGACGGTGCTGATCGTCGACGACGACCCGCGCAACGTCTACGCGCTGACCGGGATCCTGGAACTGCACGGGATGCACGTGCTGCACGCGGAGGACGGCCGCAAGGGCGTCGAAACGGTCGCGTCGCACCCCGGCATCGACCTGATCCTGATGGACGTGATGATGCCGGAGATGGACGGCTACACCGCGACGGCGAAGATCCGGGCGATGCCCGAGCACGCCGGGATCCCGATCGTCGCGGTGACGGCCAAGGCGATGCCGGGCGACCGGGAGAAGAGTCTCGCCTCGGGAGCGACCGACTACGTCACGAAACCGGTCGATGCGGACGACCTGATCGCCCGCATCAAGCGGCACGTGACGGCGTGA